Proteins encoded in a region of the Syntrophorhabdaceae bacterium genome:
- a CDS encoding bifunctional dihydroorotate dehydrogenase B NAD binding subunit/NADPH-dependent glutamate synthase, whose protein sequence is MATKKAAKNNQIVEKNVLAPSITMYKLNVPDIAKKVKAGQFVVVRGDDMGERIPLTVADYDRKKGTITIIFQEVGTSTQKLAKFEQGTALLDVVGPLGKPSHIEKFGTVVCVGGGVGVAPVLPIAKALKEAGNEVISIIGARSQNMLILEDEMKKASTTVHVTTDDGTYGHHGFVTDVLKKIIEERGADKIALVVGIGPVIMMKAVCDVTRPTAIKTVVSLNTIMVDGTGMCGCCRATIGGETKFVCVDGPEFDGHAVNFPELVLRQRMYNREERRALWDHKCKIDAQEKAVKKARKRVKMPEQAPKQRIQNFGEVALGYTKENALMEAQRCLGCKKPPCVEGCPVNVQIPQFIAKIKEGDFMGAIHTIKETNSLPAVCGRVCPQESQCESKCILGKKSEPVAIGRLERFAADYELGLGDVRVPAMPKKTGKKVAIIGAGPASLTVAGELTKKGHECHIYEALHKAGGVLVYGIPEFRLPKAIVQREVDYLEKLGAKVKVDSIVGQTVTLDELFGQGYDAAFIGTGAGLPYFLNIPGENLNGVYSANEFLTRANLMKAYLFPEYDTPIRVGAKVAVIGGGNVAMDSARVSKRLGADVYLVYRRSRDEMPARAEEAHHAEEEGIDFRLLTNPIGVVGDEAGWVKGLECVQMELGEPDASGRRRPVEIKGSNFVLDVDVVIVAIGQGPNPILTSTTPDLELRKSGNIVADEETGQTSRKGVFAGGDIVTGAATVILAMGAGRKAAKAIDEYLQTKK, encoded by the coding sequence ATGGCCACTAAGAAAGCTGCAAAAAACAACCAGATCGTGGAGAAGAATGTCCTCGCTCCTTCGATCACCATGTACAAGCTTAATGTTCCGGATATTGCCAAAAAGGTGAAAGCCGGCCAGTTTGTTGTTGTCCGCGGCGACGATATGGGAGAGCGCATCCCGTTGACCGTTGCGGATTATGACCGCAAAAAAGGAACCATCACCATCATCTTCCAGGAGGTCGGTACATCGACCCAGAAGCTCGCGAAGTTTGAGCAGGGCACGGCACTTCTCGACGTCGTCGGTCCTCTCGGAAAGCCCAGCCACATTGAAAAGTTCGGAACCGTTGTCTGTGTAGGCGGCGGCGTCGGCGTGGCACCGGTTCTGCCCATTGCCAAGGCGCTCAAAGAGGCAGGCAACGAGGTTATCTCAATAATCGGAGCCCGCAGCCAGAACATGCTCATTCTCGAAGATGAGATGAAGAAGGCTAGCACTACCGTGCATGTAACGACCGATGACGGCACCTACGGACATCACGGTTTTGTTACCGACGTCCTCAAGAAGATAATCGAAGAGCGCGGCGCCGACAAGATCGCCCTCGTCGTGGGCATCGGCCCCGTCATCATGATGAAGGCCGTCTGTGACGTGACCCGCCCGACGGCGATCAAGACCGTCGTCAGCCTCAATACGATCATGGTCGACGGTACCGGTATGTGCGGCTGCTGCCGCGCCACCATCGGCGGCGAGACGAAGTTTGTCTGCGTCGACGGCCCTGAATTTGACGGCCACGCCGTGAACTTCCCCGAACTGGTCCTTCGCCAGAGAATGTACAACAGGGAGGAAAGGCGCGCCCTCTGGGACCACAAATGCAAGATCGATGCCCAGGAAAAGGCCGTCAAGAAGGCCCGCAAGCGCGTGAAAATGCCCGAACAGGCTCCGAAACAGAGGATCCAGAACTTCGGAGAAGTGGCCCTTGGATATACGAAAGAGAACGCACTGATGGAAGCTCAGCGCTGCCTCGGCTGCAAGAAGCCGCCCTGCGTTGAAGGCTGCCCCGTCAACGTCCAGATCCCCCAGTTCATAGCGAAGATCAAGGAAGGCGATTTCATGGGCGCCATCCACACCATTAAAGAAACGAACAGCCTTCCCGCCGTCTGCGGAAGGGTCTGTCCTCAGGAATCGCAGTGTGAATCAAAATGTATCCTCGGCAAGAAATCGGAGCCCGTTGCCATTGGTCGTCTCGAGCGCTTTGCGGCGGACTATGAGCTTGGTCTCGGCGATGTCAGGGTCCCCGCAATGCCGAAGAAGACGGGCAAAAAGGTCGCCATCATCGGCGCCGGCCCCGCCAGTCTCACAGTCGCAGGCGAGCTGACAAAGAAAGGCCACGAATGCCACATTTACGAGGCACTTCATAAGGCAGGCGGCGTGCTTGTTTACGGCATCCCCGAATTCCGTCTTCCGAAAGCCATCGTGCAGCGCGAAGTCGACTACCTGGAAAAACTGGGAGCCAAGGTAAAGGTCGACTCCATCGTCGGCCAGACGGTGACCCTCGACGAGCTTTTCGGTCAGGGTTATGATGCCGCATTTATTGGCACCGGTGCGGGTCTTCCCTACTTCCTCAACATCCCCGGCGAGAACCTGAACGGTGTCTACTCGGCCAATGAGTTCCTGACGAGGGCAAACCTCATGAAGGCATACCTCTTCCCCGAATACGATACACCCATAAGGGTCGGGGCCAAAGTGGCCGTTATCGGCGGCGGCAACGTCGCCATGGACTCGGCAAGGGTCTCAAAGCGCCTTGGCGCGGACGTGTATCTCGTCTACCGCCGCAGCCGCGATGAGATGCCCGCCCGTGCGGAAGAAGCACACCACGCCGAGGAAGAGGGCATTGATTTCAGGCTTTTGACGAACCCCATCGGGGTCGTCGGAGACGAAGCCGGCTGGGTCAAGGGGCTTGAATGTGTTCAGATGGAACTCGGCGAGCCCGATGCATCAGGCAGGAGAAGACCGGTAGAGATCAAGGGTTCCAATTTTGTGCTCGATGTCGATGTTGTCATCGTTGCCATCGGCCAGGGCCCGAACCCCATCCTCACCTCCACCACCCCCGACCTGGAGCTCAGGAAATCGGGGAACATCGTGGCGGATGAGGAAACGGGACAGACAAGCCGCAAGGGCGTTTTCGCCGGCGGCGACATCGTAACCGGCGCCGCCACGGTCATCCTCGCCATGGGCGCAGGACGCAAGGCCGCGAAGGCAATAGACGAGTACCTTCAGACAAAGAAATAG